A part of Syntrophorhabdaceae bacterium genomic DNA contains:
- a CDS encoding site-2 protease family protein, protein MIHVVLFILTIASTFFVGGFFYSVAIMAILLAHEMGHYFMSRRYGIPATLPYFIPFPLSPFGTFGAIIKMKGVIINKRALFDIGVAGPLSGFVVAVPFIIIGIRLSHVQPVPDSMSYMQLGDPLLFKVLQEILIGNIPEGYDLVLHPCAYAGWVGLFVTALNLLPVGQLDGGHVVYAVFGERSKWIFGASIVLLGVLTAFYNPGWLLLVIILLIFGMRHPHPVDMETELDAKRKVLAFIILVIFILSFTPSPFPGLNIFKDEGILT, encoded by the coding sequence ATGATACATGTTGTGCTCTTCATTCTCACCATTGCCTCAACGTTTTTTGTCGGAGGCTTCTTTTACAGCGTTGCCATTATGGCAATACTTCTCGCCCATGAGATGGGGCACTATTTCATGAGCAGGCGGTACGGCATCCCTGCCACGCTTCCCTATTTTATCCCTTTCCCGCTTTCCCCGTTCGGCACCTTCGGAGCGATTATCAAGATGAAAGGCGTCATTATCAACAAGAGGGCGCTCTTCGATATCGGTGTCGCAGGGCCGCTGTCCGGTTTTGTTGTTGCCGTACCTTTTATCATCATCGGCATCAGGTTGTCACATGTCCAGCCCGTGCCGGACAGTATGTCGTATATGCAGCTTGGTGATCCGCTGCTGTTTAAGGTTCTGCAGGAAATTCTCATCGGAAATATTCCCGAGGGCTATGATCTCGTACTCCACCCCTGCGCCTATGCGGGATGGGTGGGTCTCTTTGTCACGGCCCTCAATCTCCTGCCCGTGGGACAACTCGACGGCGGACACGTTGTCTATGCGGTCTTCGGAGAGCGGAGTAAATGGATATTCGGGGCATCGATCGTACTGCTCGGCGTACTTACCGCCTTCTATAACCCCGGTTGGCTGCTTCTTGTTATCATTCTTCTCATATTCGGCATGCGGCATCCGCATCCTGTAGATATGGAAACAGAGCTCGACGCCAAGCGAAAGGTCCTCGCTTTCATCATACTGGTCATATTCATCCTTTCCTTTACTCCGTCACCATTCCCGGGATTGAACATATTCAAGGATGAAGGGATTTTGACATGA
- a CDS encoding EamA family transporter, with product MNYQEVFSFVLLFITMLLWGTTPLFEKIGLRDVEPLTGILIRSAAITVILLVVYIFSGRIHELTKVSLKNYTLFTASGVMAGLVGMWTYFYLLKSGMTSKIVPIAASYPLITAILSIAILGEAMTLQRIIGIIMTIAGIILVQSS from the coding sequence ATGAATTATCAGGAGGTCTTTTCATTTGTGCTGTTGTTTATCACGATGCTTCTGTGGGGGACGACGCCTCTTTTCGAAAAGATAGGCCTGAGAGACGTGGAGCCGCTTACCGGCATTCTCATCAGGAGCGCGGCGATAACGGTTATACTGCTTGTCGTGTATATCTTTTCGGGAAGGATCCACGAACTGACAAAGGTATCATTGAAGAATTATACACTTTTTACCGCAAGCGGGGTTATGGCGGGCCTTGTGGGCATGTGGACCTATTTTTACCTCCTGAAGTCCGGCATGACCTCGAAGATTGTCCCTATAGCCGCCTCCTATCCTTTGATAACGGCCATCCTGAGTATAGCCATCCTGGGAGAGGCAATGACTTTACAGAGGATTATCGGGATCATCATGACGATAGCCGGCATAATCCTCGTTCAAAGCTCATAG
- a CDS encoding MerR family transcriptional regulator: MNKDIPDRVFYRIKEVCNLTGLKPHVLRYWEQEFKDIKPIKSPTGQRLYKKKDLEIIFTIKKLLHEKRFTIDGAKQYLANHKRILNEIREDLTELVEILKKEEKK, from the coding sequence ATGAACAAGGATATTCCTGATAGGGTATTCTACAGAATAAAGGAGGTCTGCAACTTAACGGGCCTGAAACCCCACGTACTCAGGTACTGGGAACAGGAGTTCAAAGACATAAAGCCCATTAAGAGCCCCACGGGGCAGCGATTATACAAAAAGAAAGACCTCGAGATCATCTTTACGATAAAGAAACTACTCCACGAAAAACGTTTCACCATTGATGGAGCAAAACAGTACCTCGCAAATCACAAACGAATCCTCAATGAGATCAGGGAAGACCTGACAGAGCTAGTAGAGATACTGAAAAAGGAGGAAAAAAAGTGA
- a CDS encoding integration host factor subunit alpha, protein MTKIDIVTNLYEKLGFSKRECANIVDTFFEIIKDTLENGDNVKISGFGNFFVRKKKARRGRNPQTGEEIKITERQVLSFRLSQVLKDEINNKSRQ, encoded by the coding sequence ATGACCAAGATAGATATTGTTACAAATCTTTATGAGAAACTCGGGTTTTCCAAGAGGGAGTGCGCAAATATCGTCGACACCTTTTTCGAGATCATCAAGGATACGCTTGAGAATGGCGATAATGTCAAGATATCCGGGTTCGGCAATTTCTTCGTAAGAAAGAAAAAAGCCCGGCGCGGCAGAAACCCCCAGACAGGCGAAGAGATCAAGATCACCGAACGGCAGGTTCTCAGCTTCAGGCTAAGCCAGGTTTTGAAGGACGAAATTAACAACAAAAGCAGACAATGA